In Jeotgalibaca arthritidis, a single genomic region encodes these proteins:
- a CDS encoding aldose epimerase family protein: MKIEEKLFGVFNNQDVNAITLTNSQGVSITAIPYGAHIIDWTVPDKDGQFDNIVIGLDNLDDYVNHRPFYGATVGRIAGRIADGKFTLDGKDYTLPVNTSGNHLHGGPKGLDAVLWNYRTEQTDDRAAIIFSYVDPAGANDFPGTLTVEVAYTLTEDNEWIVSYKATTDEPTLFNPTNHVYFNLHGDLEQTILDHSLFIKADHFIELNEKTIPTGQLPAVDGTPFDFRDAAPLAQAIESDHPQTTAVKGLDHPFVLNHDSEGPDAVIFHKENGRRIVMTTDQPSVVVFMHNGPASVEVNGKAVQAYAGLTLETQGFPDAINHDDFGNTVLRPGETFVSTTTYQFELEK, translated from the coding sequence ATGAAGATTGAAGAGAAATTATTTGGCGTTTTTAACAATCAAGACGTTAATGCAATTACCTTAACAAACAGCCAAGGCGTGTCCATCACAGCCATCCCTTATGGGGCGCACATTATTGATTGGACTGTTCCTGATAAAGATGGCCAGTTCGACAATATCGTCATCGGTTTAGACAACTTAGACGACTACGTTAACCACCGTCCTTTTTATGGTGCAACGGTTGGACGAATTGCGGGACGAATTGCTGATGGTAAATTTACCCTCGATGGCAAGGACTATACCCTACCTGTTAATACAAGTGGCAACCATTTACATGGCGGGCCTAAAGGTCTAGACGCGGTTTTATGGAACTATCGCACGGAACAAACTGACGACCGCGCAGCGATTATTTTTTCTTACGTTGACCCAGCTGGGGCTAATGATTTTCCCGGCACATTAACAGTTGAAGTGGCTTACACCCTAACGGAAGACAATGAGTGGATTGTTAGTTACAAGGCAACAACGGACGAGCCAACCTTATTTAACCCAACGAACCATGTTTACTTTAACTTGCACGGAGACCTTGAACAAACGATTTTGGACCACTCACTCTTTATCAAGGCTGACCATTTTATCGAATTGAATGAAAAAACAATTCCAACTGGCCAATTACCTGCAGTCGATGGAACTCCTTTTGACTTTAGAGACGCGGCTCCTTTAGCACAGGCAATAGAGTCTGATCACCCACAAACAACAGCAGTTAAAGGGCTAGACCATCCATTTGTGTTGAACCACGATTCAGAAGGACCCGATGCTGTTATTTTCCATAAAGAAAATGGCCGCCGCATTGTGATGACAACCGACCAACCATCTGTCGTTGTTTTTATGCATAATGGCCCAGCTAGTGTTGAAGTCAATGGCAAAGCGGTTCAAGCCTATGCCGGTCTAACACTTGAAACACAAGGATTCCCTGATGCTATCAACCACGATGACTTTGGGAATACGGTTTTACGTCCGGGCGAAACGTTTGTATCTACGACAACTTACCAATTTGAATTGGAAAAATAG
- a CDS encoding Gfo/Idh/MocA family protein, which produces MLKVGVIGIGNIAQKAYLPVMATMHDQVEWHLFTRNQDKLAAVGKQQQFSHLHPSVDSLIDAGIDAAFVHAPTAVHFDTIKQLLEADIHVYVDKPISDQIAETEALVALAKEKNLILTCGFNRRFAPHVQALKAIPDKKMILIQKDRVQNFEDVRFAIYDLFIHILDAGLFLLDDPIESTHSTIIGKEGQLKRIVLTIQTKETTCIVAMNYEAGANQEVMEVQSLAGIQRVVDLNERHIKTPAGEQVIRFGDWENTLVKRGFDGVIREFITSLSTKLNPVSLDSALDSHRLCENLINNA; this is translated from the coding sequence ATGTTAAAAGTCGGCGTTATCGGCATCGGTAACATTGCGCAAAAGGCATATTTGCCTGTTATGGCAACCATGCATGACCAGGTAGAGTGGCATTTGTTTACGCGTAATCAAGATAAATTGGCTGCGGTCGGTAAACAACAGCAGTTTTCACATCTTCATCCATCCGTGGACAGTTTGATTGACGCAGGAATTGATGCAGCGTTTGTTCATGCGCCAACAGCGGTTCATTTTGACACCATTAAGCAGTTGCTAGAGGCTGATATTCATGTTTATGTGGACAAGCCAATTAGTGATCAGATTGCAGAAACAGAGGCTTTGGTTGCTCTTGCTAAGGAGAAAAATCTAATCCTGACTTGTGGTTTTAACCGTCGTTTTGCGCCGCATGTTCAAGCTTTAAAAGCTATTCCAGATAAGAAAATGATTCTTATTCAAAAAGACCGGGTGCAAAATTTTGAGGATGTTCGCTTTGCCATTTATGATTTGTTTATCCATATTTTGGATGCGGGGCTCTTTTTGCTAGATGATCCGATTGAATCCACACACTCAACCATTATTGGAAAAGAGGGGCAATTAAAGCGGATTGTTTTAACGATTCAAACGAAAGAAACGACTTGTATCGTTGCTATGAATTACGAAGCTGGCGCTAATCAAGAGGTTATGGAAGTGCAAAGTTTAGCGGGTATTCAGCGTGTCGTTGACTTGAATGAACGCCATATTAAAACACCGGCTGGCGAGCAAGTGATTCGCTTTGGCGATTGGGAAAATACACTCGTTAAAAGAGGCTTTGATGGTGTGATTCGTGAATTTATAACATCACTTTCAACGAAATTGAATCCGGTTTCGCTAGATAGCGCACTTGATTCTCACCGTCTATGTGAAAATTTAATAAATAATGCTTAA
- the tkt gene encoding transketolase, whose protein sequence is MFDHIDALAVNTVRTLSIDAVQKANSGHPGLPMGAAPMAYSLWTKFLKVNPKNSSWVDRDRFVLSAGHGSALLYSLLHLSGYDVSLDDLKNFRQYESKTPGHPEVHYTDGVEATTGPLGQGIANAAGMAMAEAHLAATYNKDNFPIVDHFTYFLCGDGDLMEGISHEAASLAGHLKLGKLIGLYDSNDISLDGPTSKAFTEDVKQRFEAYGWQHILVKDGNDLEEIAKAIEEAQAETAKPTLIEIKTVIGFGASNEGTHKVHGAPLGDEGVAFAKNNYKWDFEAFHIPEEAQARFNETIAANGQAAEEAWNNLFEAYKAEYPELAKQFEDAFAGRLPEGWEDKLPVYEVGSADKATRVTSSEAIQALGEAIPYFWGGSADLSSSNNTMNQAETDYSAENYAGRNIWYGVREFAMGAMMNGILLHGGSKTYAGTFFVFTDYLRPAMRLAALSQLGATYVMTHDSVAVGEDGPTHEPVEQISSFRGMPNMNLIRPADGNEVSAAWAVAVETHDTPTLLVLTRQNLPVLEGTKEMAREGVRKGAYVLSPQQGETPDGILIATGSEVSLAIDAQAALLDEGVDVSVVSMPSAFLFEQQDDAYKASVLPNNVRNRMSLEMGATLGWERYVGLDGIAYGIDRWGASGAGNTVVSKLGFTADQVVNTYLAKFK, encoded by the coding sequence ATGTTTGATCATATTGATGCATTAGCAGTTAACACAGTCCGTACACTTAGTATTGACGCGGTTCAGAAAGCAAATTCTGGACATCCAGGGTTACCAATGGGAGCGGCTCCAATGGCATACTCTCTATGGACTAAATTCTTGAAGGTAAACCCTAAAAATAGTTCTTGGGTAGATCGCGATCGTTTCGTTCTATCAGCAGGACATGGTTCAGCACTTTTATATAGTTTATTACATTTATCTGGTTATGATGTAAGTTTGGATGATTTGAAAAACTTCCGTCAATACGAAAGTAAAACACCAGGGCATCCAGAAGTTCATTACACAGACGGTGTTGAAGCAACAACTGGTCCATTAGGCCAAGGGATTGCAAACGCAGCTGGTATGGCGATGGCTGAAGCTCATTTAGCAGCAACTTACAACAAAGATAATTTCCCAATCGTTGACCACTTTACTTATTTCTTATGTGGCGATGGCGATTTGATGGAAGGTATTTCTCATGAAGCAGCAAGCTTAGCTGGTCATTTGAAATTAGGAAAATTAATTGGTCTTTATGACTCAAATGATATTTCTTTAGACGGTCCAACATCAAAAGCCTTTACTGAAGACGTGAAACAACGCTTTGAAGCATACGGCTGGCAACATATTCTTGTTAAAGATGGTAACGACCTTGAAGAAATTGCGAAAGCAATTGAAGAAGCTCAAGCTGAAACAGCTAAACCAACATTGATTGAAATTAAAACAGTTATTGGTTTCGGTGCCTCAAATGAAGGAACACATAAAGTACACGGCGCGCCACTAGGTGACGAAGGTGTTGCTTTTGCGAAAAATAACTACAAGTGGGACTTTGAAGCGTTCCATATTCCTGAAGAAGCTCAAGCTCGTTTCAATGAAACAATTGCTGCAAACGGCCAAGCTGCTGAAGAAGCATGGAATAACTTATTTGAAGCATACAAAGCAGAGTATCCTGAATTGGCTAAACAATTCGAAGATGCCTTTGCTGGTCGCCTACCTGAAGGCTGGGAAGACAAACTACCTGTTTACGAAGTAGGATCAGCTGATAAAGCAACTCGTGTAACAAGTAGTGAAGCAATCCAAGCTTTAGGCGAAGCAATTCCTTACTTCTGGGGTGGATCTGCCGACTTATCAAGCTCAAACAACACAATGAACCAAGCAGAAACAGACTACAGTGCTGAAAATTATGCTGGCCGTAACATTTGGTACGGTGTTCGTGAGTTCGCAATGGGTGCGATGATGAACGGTATTCTACTACATGGTGGTTCAAAAACTTATGCAGGTACATTCTTTGTCTTTACTGACTACTTACGTCCTGCAATGCGCTTAGCTGCCCTATCTCAATTAGGCGCAACTTACGTGATGACACATGACTCAGTAGCAGTTGGGGAAGATGGACCAACTCATGAGCCTGTTGAACAAATTTCAAGCTTCCGCGGTATGCCAAATATGAACTTAATTCGTCCAGCTGATGGTAACGAAGTGAGTGCAGCTTGGGCAGTAGCGGTTGAAACACATGACACACCAACATTACTTGTATTAACTCGCCAAAACTTACCAGTTCTTGAAGGAACAAAAGAAATGGCGCGCGAAGGCGTTCGTAAAGGTGCATACGTACTTTCACCTCAACAAGGTGAAACACCAGATGGTATCTTAATTGCAACTGGTTCCGAAGTAAGCCTAGCCATTGACGCTCAAGCAGCATTATTGGATGAAGGTGTTGACGTATCAGTCGTATCAATGCCAAGTGCATTCCTATTCGAACAACAAGATGACGCTTATAAAGCATCTGTTTTACCAAACAATGTCCGCAACCGTATGTCATTAGAGATGGGTGCAACATTAGGATGGGAACGTTATGTAGGACTTGACGGAATTGCTTACGGTATTGACCGTTGGGGAGCAAGTGGCG